A window from Melitaea cinxia chromosome 5, ilMelCinx1.1, whole genome shotgun sequence encodes these proteins:
- the LOC123654063 gene encoding polycomb group protein Pc has product MHKMELGDSVYAAERIMKKRIRKSKVEYYVKWKGWKPKHNTWEPEENILDPRLIQSFERGEELRRQGRKREREHSPVERARSGSEERHPPPGKRKAEVLSKESGKIGVTITMSPPAKRHDSTKVNGGRTHTQPPPPAAPPGGAAAPASPAAEAAAPRTGPRRAPHSPEEADAHTPPERERRTDTQPTATAPAEPKGARPPPPALQPEDEDSWGEAPVAAPNPPPQPPRRGAAYWLARSPVADQIFITDVTVNLQTVTIRECRTEKGFFRSRENRPLDIT; this is encoded by the coding sequence agcAAAGTGGAGTACTACGTGAAATGGAAAGGGTGGAAGCCGAAGCACAACACTTGGGAGCCGGAGGAGAACATCCTCGATCCTCGACTCATACAGAGCTTCGAGCGGGGCGAGGAGCTGCGGCGCCAGGGCCGGAAGAGGGAGAGGGAGCACTCGCCCGTCGAGCGGGCGCGCAGTGGATCCGAAGAACGTCACCCACCGCCCGGGAAACGCAAAGCAGAAGTACTCTCGAAGGAATCTGGCAAAATTGGCGTAACGATTACCATGAGTCCGCCTGCGAAGCGGCACGATTCTACTAAAGTGAACGGTGGCAGGACACACACACAGCCCCCGCCGCCCGCGGCGCCCCCCGGTGGAGCTGCCGCTCCGGCTTCTCCAGCTGCAGAGGCTGCCGCGCCCCGGACAGGGCCCAGGAGAGCGCCTCACTCGCCGGAAGAGGCCGACGCGCACACGCCCCCCGAAAGAGAACGGCGGACCGATACCCAACCTACAGCTACAGCGCCAGCGGAGCCCAAGGGCGCCCGGCCGCCTCCACCCGCGCTTCAACCGGAAGATGAAGACTCCTGGGGTGAAGCACCCGTCGCCGCACCGAACCCACCGCCACAGCCGCCGCGCCGCGGGGCCGCCTACTGGCTAGCTCGCTCCCCCGTGGCCGATCAAATCTTTATCACAGATGTCACCGTCAACCTACAAACGGTCACGATCAGGGAGTGTCGCACCGAAAAGGGATTCTTCAGGTCGCGCGAGAACCGGCCGCTCGACATAACGTAA